One window of Phoenix dactylifera cultivar Barhee BC4 chromosome 5, palm_55x_up_171113_PBpolish2nd_filt_p, whole genome shotgun sequence genomic DNA carries:
- the LOC120103870 gene encoding cell cycle checkpoint protein RAD17-like isoform X2, with protein sequence MGKRRPVVVLSSSEEEEEGEGRAGSATGGRLSSRSRSRTAPPVASKRPRVGCSKSCRVSSEASQELEVKFDLLSEDFCECLHEFRITPGFTCTDGIELWVDKHKPRSLPELAVHKKKAEEVKKWMEERVKTPQEGFGNCALVITGQAGVGKSAAVRVIASQLGAELCEWMTPTPTLWQEYIHNTNSEIRYMSKLDEFENFVEKIRKYSLLHPMKIGGSRKPVILLIDDIPVTTGRVAFARLNKCLTTLTQSTQVPTVILITEYHKTESGDNATHYWEELASSLERAGAYKVAFNPITVNSIRKTLSKICQEEKCHVTAEGIDQIAKSSGGDIRHAITSLQYSCLKPDRFFTLPASISNSYCEMNSDKSKLLSISSHEDGNPDCKISLPCGRDETLTIFHALGKFLHNKRVAVDPCALDSFALQERFARNPLKMDTPEKVLSQAHGQVRPIVDFLHENVLDFISDEEVDNVWLVTSYLSDADCLLGGVLRPARRQMIPEIYDVESVAQAFAASVAIRGVLFANSKPSPSRWHTIRRPRLWQVEQSSRHNKTQMLLERGDTYNSSSLCGMSYKAAECRPTIKWLSTQTLLDVHKHKNLLHYPEGEEDNSDLLGIDKKGSNSEESEEDDDIEDW encoded by the exons ATGGGGAAGCGGAGGCCCGTGGTGGTGCTATCCtcctcggaggaggaggaggagggagagggcaGAGCCGGCTCGGCGACTGGAGGCCGCCTATCTTCGAGGTCGAGATCAAGAACGGCACCACCGGTCGCGTCGAAGAGGCCTCGAGTTGGGTGCTCGAAGAGTTGTCGCGTCTCGAGTGAAGCATCTCAAGAACTAGAG GTCAAATTTGATTTGCTCTCTGAAGATTTTTGTGAATGTCTTCATGAATTTAGAATAACACCAG GTTTTACATGCACAGATGGGATAGAGCTTTGGGTTGACAAACATAAACCCCGATCCTTGCCTGAGCTTGCTGTTCACAAAAAGAAG GCTGAAGAAGTGAAGAAATGGATGGAAGAAAGGGTAAAGACGCCACAG GAAGGCTTCGGCAACTGTGCTCTTGTTATCACTGGACAAGCTGGAGTTGGAAAATCT GCAGCCGTTCGTGTAATAGCATCACAACTTGGAGCTGAATTGTGTGAATGGATGACTCCCACACCTACACTCTGGCAAGAGTATATACATAATACTAATTCAG AAATACGCTACATGTCAAAGTTGGATGAGTTTGAAAACTTTGTAGAAAAGATCAGAAAGTATTCATTGCTTCATCCAATGAAGATAGGAGGATCGAGAAAACCAGTTATTCTCTTAATCGACGACATTCCTGTGACAACTGGAAGAGTTGCTTTTGCAAGATTAAACAAATGCTTAACAACTCTTACTCAATCAACTCAAGTTCCAACAGTTATTTTGATCACTGAGTATCATAAAACGGAGTCTGGTGACAATGCCACACACTACTGGGAAGAACTTGCGTCATCTCTTGAGAGAGCTGGGGCTTATAAG GTAGCTTTCAATCCTATTACAGTAAATTCTATCAGGAAAACGCTCAGTAAAATATGTCAGGAAGAGAAGTGTCATGTGACTGCAGAGGGGATAGATCAGATAGCAAAATCCAGTGGAGGTGACATCAGACATGCTATAACATCTTTGCAGTATTCTTGTCTCAAACCAGATAGATTTTTTACTTTGCCTGCATCAATAAGTAACTCTTACTGTGAAATGAATTCCGATAAGTCCAAATTATTGTCAATTTCAAGCCATGAAGATGGGAACCCTGATTGCAAGATATCCTTGCCATGTGGAAGAGATGAAACACTTACAATTTTCCATGCCTTGGGGAAGTTTTTGCACAATAAGAGGGTGGCAGTAGATCCATGTGCACTGG ATTCATTTGCTTTGCAGGAGAGATTTGCAAGGAATCCACTGAAAATGGATACTCCAGAGAAAGTTCTTTCTCAGGCACATGGGCAAGTGCGGCCTATTGTTGATTTTCTCCATGAAAATG TTCTCGATTTTATCAGTGATGAGGAAGTTGATAATGTATGGTTGGTCACGTCTTATTTAAGTGATGCTGACTGCCTTCTTGGTGGTGTTCTACGCCCAGCAAGGCGTCAGATGATACCTGAGATATACGACGTGGAAAGTGTAGCACAAGCATTTGCTGCTTCAGTGGCAATACGTGGGGTACTATTTGCAAATTCTAAGCCCTCACCTTCAAG GTGGCACACCATCCGCCGCCCAAGGCTTTGGCAAGTTGAGCAATCATCAAGACACAATAAG ACTCAGATGCTGTTGGAGAGAGGTGACACCTACAACAGTTCAAGCTTGTGCGGCATGTCCTACAAAGCTGCTGAATGTAGACCTACAATTAAATGGCTTAGCACGCAGACATTGCTGGATGTTCATAAGCATAAAAATCTTTTACATTATCCAGAAGGTGAGGAGGATAACTCTGATTTGTTGGGCATAGATAAAAAAGGAAGCAACTCCGAGGAAagtgaagaagatgatgatattgaagatTGGTAG
- the LOC120103870 gene encoding cell cycle checkpoint protein RAD17-like isoform X4, with the protein MGKRRPVVVLSSSEEEEEGEGRAGSATGGRLSSRSRSRTAPPVASKRPRVGCSKSCRVSSEASQELEVVKFDLLSEDFCECLHEFRITPGFTCTDGIELWVDKHKPRSLPELAVHKKKAEEVKKWMEERVKTPQEGFGNCALVITGQAGVGKSAAVRVIASQLGAELCEWMTPTPTLWQEYIHNTNSEIRYMSKLDEFENFVEKIRKYSLLHPMKIGGSRKPVILLIDDIPVTTGRVAFARLNKCLTTLTQSTQVPTVILITEYHKTESGDNATHYWEELASSLERAGAYKVAFNPITVNSIRKTLSKICQEEKCHVTAEGIDQIAKSSGGDIRHAITSLQYSCLKPDRFFTLPASISNSYCEMNSDKSKLLSISSHEDGNPDCKISLPCGRDETLTIFHALGKFLHNKRVAVDPCALDSFALQERFARNPLKMDTPEKVLSQAHGQVRPIVDFLHENVLDFISDEEVDNVWLVTSYLSDADCLLGGVLRPARRQMIPEIYDVESVAQAFAASVAIRGVAHHPPPKALAS; encoded by the exons ATGGGGAAGCGGAGGCCCGTGGTGGTGCTATCCtcctcggaggaggaggaggagggagagggcaGAGCCGGCTCGGCGACTGGAGGCCGCCTATCTTCGAGGTCGAGATCAAGAACGGCACCACCGGTCGCGTCGAAGAGGCCTCGAGTTGGGTGCTCGAAGAGTTGTCGCGTCTCGAGTGAAGCATCTCAAGAACTAGAGGTG GTCAAATTTGATTTGCTCTCTGAAGATTTTTGTGAATGTCTTCATGAATTTAGAATAACACCAG GTTTTACATGCACAGATGGGATAGAGCTTTGGGTTGACAAACATAAACCCCGATCCTTGCCTGAGCTTGCTGTTCACAAAAAGAAG GCTGAAGAAGTGAAGAAATGGATGGAAGAAAGGGTAAAGACGCCACAG GAAGGCTTCGGCAACTGTGCTCTTGTTATCACTGGACAAGCTGGAGTTGGAAAATCT GCAGCCGTTCGTGTAATAGCATCACAACTTGGAGCTGAATTGTGTGAATGGATGACTCCCACACCTACACTCTGGCAAGAGTATATACATAATACTAATTCAG AAATACGCTACATGTCAAAGTTGGATGAGTTTGAAAACTTTGTAGAAAAGATCAGAAAGTATTCATTGCTTCATCCAATGAAGATAGGAGGATCGAGAAAACCAGTTATTCTCTTAATCGACGACATTCCTGTGACAACTGGAAGAGTTGCTTTTGCAAGATTAAACAAATGCTTAACAACTCTTACTCAATCAACTCAAGTTCCAACAGTTATTTTGATCACTGAGTATCATAAAACGGAGTCTGGTGACAATGCCACACACTACTGGGAAGAACTTGCGTCATCTCTTGAGAGAGCTGGGGCTTATAAG GTAGCTTTCAATCCTATTACAGTAAATTCTATCAGGAAAACGCTCAGTAAAATATGTCAGGAAGAGAAGTGTCATGTGACTGCAGAGGGGATAGATCAGATAGCAAAATCCAGTGGAGGTGACATCAGACATGCTATAACATCTTTGCAGTATTCTTGTCTCAAACCAGATAGATTTTTTACTTTGCCTGCATCAATAAGTAACTCTTACTGTGAAATGAATTCCGATAAGTCCAAATTATTGTCAATTTCAAGCCATGAAGATGGGAACCCTGATTGCAAGATATCCTTGCCATGTGGAAGAGATGAAACACTTACAATTTTCCATGCCTTGGGGAAGTTTTTGCACAATAAGAGGGTGGCAGTAGATCCATGTGCACTGG ATTCATTTGCTTTGCAGGAGAGATTTGCAAGGAATCCACTGAAAATGGATACTCCAGAGAAAGTTCTTTCTCAGGCACATGGGCAAGTGCGGCCTATTGTTGATTTTCTCCATGAAAATG TTCTCGATTTTATCAGTGATGAGGAAGTTGATAATGTATGGTTGGTCACGTCTTATTTAAGTGATGCTGACTGCCTTCTTGGTGGTGTTCTACGCCCAGCAAGGCGTCAGATGATACCTGAGATATACGACGTGGAAAGTGTAGCACAAGCATTTGCTGCTTCAGTGGCAATACGTGGG GTGGCACACCATCCGCCGCCCAAGGCTTTGGCAAGTTGA
- the LOC120103870 gene encoding cell cycle checkpoint protein RAD17-like isoform X3 has translation MGKRRPVVVLSSSEEEEEGEGRAGSATGGRLSSRSRSRTAPPVASKRPRVGCSKSCRVSSEASQELEVVKFDLLSEDFCECLHEFRITPGFTCTDGIELWVDKHKPRSLPELAVHKKKAEEVKKWMEERVKTPQEGFGNCALVITGQAGVGKSAAVRVIASQLGAELCEWMTPTPTLWQEYIHNTNSEIRYMSKLDEFENFVEKIRKYSLLHPMKIGGSRKPVILLIDDIPVTTGRVAFARLNKCLTTLTQSTQVPTVILITEYHKTESGDNATHYWEELASSLERAGAYKVAFNPITVNSIRKTLSKICQEEKCHVTAEGIDQIAKSSGGDIRHAITSLQYSCLKPDRFFTLPASISNSYCEMNSDKSKLLSISSHEDGNPDCKISLPCGRDETLTIFHALGKFLHNKRVAVDPCALDSFALQERFARNPLKMDTPEKVLSQAHGQVRPIVDFLHENARRQMIPEIYDVESVAQAFAASVAIRGVLFANSKPSPSRWHTIRRPRLWQVEQSSRHNKTQMLLERGDTYNSSSLCGMSYKAAECRPTIKWLSTQTLLDVHKHKNLLHYPEGEEDNSDLLGIDKKGSNSEESEEDDDIEDW, from the exons ATGGGGAAGCGGAGGCCCGTGGTGGTGCTATCCtcctcggaggaggaggaggagggagagggcaGAGCCGGCTCGGCGACTGGAGGCCGCCTATCTTCGAGGTCGAGATCAAGAACGGCACCACCGGTCGCGTCGAAGAGGCCTCGAGTTGGGTGCTCGAAGAGTTGTCGCGTCTCGAGTGAAGCATCTCAAGAACTAGAGGTG GTCAAATTTGATTTGCTCTCTGAAGATTTTTGTGAATGTCTTCATGAATTTAGAATAACACCAG GTTTTACATGCACAGATGGGATAGAGCTTTGGGTTGACAAACATAAACCCCGATCCTTGCCTGAGCTTGCTGTTCACAAAAAGAAG GCTGAAGAAGTGAAGAAATGGATGGAAGAAAGGGTAAAGACGCCACAG GAAGGCTTCGGCAACTGTGCTCTTGTTATCACTGGACAAGCTGGAGTTGGAAAATCT GCAGCCGTTCGTGTAATAGCATCACAACTTGGAGCTGAATTGTGTGAATGGATGACTCCCACACCTACACTCTGGCAAGAGTATATACATAATACTAATTCAG AAATACGCTACATGTCAAAGTTGGATGAGTTTGAAAACTTTGTAGAAAAGATCAGAAAGTATTCATTGCTTCATCCAATGAAGATAGGAGGATCGAGAAAACCAGTTATTCTCTTAATCGACGACATTCCTGTGACAACTGGAAGAGTTGCTTTTGCAAGATTAAACAAATGCTTAACAACTCTTACTCAATCAACTCAAGTTCCAACAGTTATTTTGATCACTGAGTATCATAAAACGGAGTCTGGTGACAATGCCACACACTACTGGGAAGAACTTGCGTCATCTCTTGAGAGAGCTGGGGCTTATAAG GTAGCTTTCAATCCTATTACAGTAAATTCTATCAGGAAAACGCTCAGTAAAATATGTCAGGAAGAGAAGTGTCATGTGACTGCAGAGGGGATAGATCAGATAGCAAAATCCAGTGGAGGTGACATCAGACATGCTATAACATCTTTGCAGTATTCTTGTCTCAAACCAGATAGATTTTTTACTTTGCCTGCATCAATAAGTAACTCTTACTGTGAAATGAATTCCGATAAGTCCAAATTATTGTCAATTTCAAGCCATGAAGATGGGAACCCTGATTGCAAGATATCCTTGCCATGTGGAAGAGATGAAACACTTACAATTTTCCATGCCTTGGGGAAGTTTTTGCACAATAAGAGGGTGGCAGTAGATCCATGTGCACTGG ATTCATTTGCTTTGCAGGAGAGATTTGCAAGGAATCCACTGAAAATGGATACTCCAGAGAAAGTTCTTTCTCAGGCACATGGGCAAGTGCGGCCTATTGTTGATTTTCTCCATGAAAATG CAAGGCGTCAGATGATACCTGAGATATACGACGTGGAAAGTGTAGCACAAGCATTTGCTGCTTCAGTGGCAATACGTGGGGTACTATTTGCAAATTCTAAGCCCTCACCTTCAAG GTGGCACACCATCCGCCGCCCAAGGCTTTGGCAAGTTGAGCAATCATCAAGACACAATAAG ACTCAGATGCTGTTGGAGAGAGGTGACACCTACAACAGTTCAAGCTTGTGCGGCATGTCCTACAAAGCTGCTGAATGTAGACCTACAATTAAATGGCTTAGCACGCAGACATTGCTGGATGTTCATAAGCATAAAAATCTTTTACATTATCCAGAAGGTGAGGAGGATAACTCTGATTTGTTGGGCATAGATAAAAAAGGAAGCAACTCCGAGGAAagtgaagaagatgatgatattgaagatTGGTAG
- the LOC120103870 gene encoding cell cycle checkpoint protein RAD17-like isoform X1 — protein sequence MGKRRPVVVLSSSEEEEEGEGRAGSATGGRLSSRSRSRTAPPVASKRPRVGCSKSCRVSSEASQELEVVKFDLLSEDFCECLHEFRITPGFTCTDGIELWVDKHKPRSLPELAVHKKKAEEVKKWMEERVKTPQEGFGNCALVITGQAGVGKSAAVRVIASQLGAELCEWMTPTPTLWQEYIHNTNSEIRYMSKLDEFENFVEKIRKYSLLHPMKIGGSRKPVILLIDDIPVTTGRVAFARLNKCLTTLTQSTQVPTVILITEYHKTESGDNATHYWEELASSLERAGAYKVAFNPITVNSIRKTLSKICQEEKCHVTAEGIDQIAKSSGGDIRHAITSLQYSCLKPDRFFTLPASISNSYCEMNSDKSKLLSISSHEDGNPDCKISLPCGRDETLTIFHALGKFLHNKRVAVDPCALDSFALQERFARNPLKMDTPEKVLSQAHGQVRPIVDFLHENVLDFISDEEVDNVWLVTSYLSDADCLLGGVLRPARRQMIPEIYDVESVAQAFAASVAIRGVLFANSKPSPSRWHTIRRPRLWQVEQSSRHNKTQMLLERGDTYNSSSLCGMSYKAAECRPTIKWLSTQTLLDVHKHKNLLHYPEGEEDNSDLLGIDKKGSNSEESEEDDDIEDW from the exons ATGGGGAAGCGGAGGCCCGTGGTGGTGCTATCCtcctcggaggaggaggaggagggagagggcaGAGCCGGCTCGGCGACTGGAGGCCGCCTATCTTCGAGGTCGAGATCAAGAACGGCACCACCGGTCGCGTCGAAGAGGCCTCGAGTTGGGTGCTCGAAGAGTTGTCGCGTCTCGAGTGAAGCATCTCAAGAACTAGAGGTG GTCAAATTTGATTTGCTCTCTGAAGATTTTTGTGAATGTCTTCATGAATTTAGAATAACACCAG GTTTTACATGCACAGATGGGATAGAGCTTTGGGTTGACAAACATAAACCCCGATCCTTGCCTGAGCTTGCTGTTCACAAAAAGAAG GCTGAAGAAGTGAAGAAATGGATGGAAGAAAGGGTAAAGACGCCACAG GAAGGCTTCGGCAACTGTGCTCTTGTTATCACTGGACAAGCTGGAGTTGGAAAATCT GCAGCCGTTCGTGTAATAGCATCACAACTTGGAGCTGAATTGTGTGAATGGATGACTCCCACACCTACACTCTGGCAAGAGTATATACATAATACTAATTCAG AAATACGCTACATGTCAAAGTTGGATGAGTTTGAAAACTTTGTAGAAAAGATCAGAAAGTATTCATTGCTTCATCCAATGAAGATAGGAGGATCGAGAAAACCAGTTATTCTCTTAATCGACGACATTCCTGTGACAACTGGAAGAGTTGCTTTTGCAAGATTAAACAAATGCTTAACAACTCTTACTCAATCAACTCAAGTTCCAACAGTTATTTTGATCACTGAGTATCATAAAACGGAGTCTGGTGACAATGCCACACACTACTGGGAAGAACTTGCGTCATCTCTTGAGAGAGCTGGGGCTTATAAG GTAGCTTTCAATCCTATTACAGTAAATTCTATCAGGAAAACGCTCAGTAAAATATGTCAGGAAGAGAAGTGTCATGTGACTGCAGAGGGGATAGATCAGATAGCAAAATCCAGTGGAGGTGACATCAGACATGCTATAACATCTTTGCAGTATTCTTGTCTCAAACCAGATAGATTTTTTACTTTGCCTGCATCAATAAGTAACTCTTACTGTGAAATGAATTCCGATAAGTCCAAATTATTGTCAATTTCAAGCCATGAAGATGGGAACCCTGATTGCAAGATATCCTTGCCATGTGGAAGAGATGAAACACTTACAATTTTCCATGCCTTGGGGAAGTTTTTGCACAATAAGAGGGTGGCAGTAGATCCATGTGCACTGG ATTCATTTGCTTTGCAGGAGAGATTTGCAAGGAATCCACTGAAAATGGATACTCCAGAGAAAGTTCTTTCTCAGGCACATGGGCAAGTGCGGCCTATTGTTGATTTTCTCCATGAAAATG TTCTCGATTTTATCAGTGATGAGGAAGTTGATAATGTATGGTTGGTCACGTCTTATTTAAGTGATGCTGACTGCCTTCTTGGTGGTGTTCTACGCCCAGCAAGGCGTCAGATGATACCTGAGATATACGACGTGGAAAGTGTAGCACAAGCATTTGCTGCTTCAGTGGCAATACGTGGGGTACTATTTGCAAATTCTAAGCCCTCACCTTCAAG GTGGCACACCATCCGCCGCCCAAGGCTTTGGCAAGTTGAGCAATCATCAAGACACAATAAG ACTCAGATGCTGTTGGAGAGAGGTGACACCTACAACAGTTCAAGCTTGTGCGGCATGTCCTACAAAGCTGCTGAATGTAGACCTACAATTAAATGGCTTAGCACGCAGACATTGCTGGATGTTCATAAGCATAAAAATCTTTTACATTATCCAGAAGGTGAGGAGGATAACTCTGATTTGTTGGGCATAGATAAAAAAGGAAGCAACTCCGAGGAAagtgaagaagatgatgatattgaagatTGGTAG
- the LOC120103870 gene encoding cell cycle checkpoint protein RAD17-like isoform X6: MGKRRPVVVLSSSEEEEEGEGRAGSATGGRLSSRSRSRTAPPVASKRPRVGCSKSCRVSSEASQELEVVKFDLLSEDFCECLHEFRITPGFTCTDGIELWVDKHKPRSLPELAVHKKKAEEVKKWMEERVKTPQEGFGNCALVITGQAGVGKSAAVRVIASQLGAELCEWMTPTPTLWQEYIHNTNSEIRYMSKLDEFENFVEKIRKYSLLHPMKIGGSRKPVILLIDDIPVTTGRVAFARLNKCLTTLTQSTQVPTVILITEYHKTESGDNATHYWEELASSLERAGAYKVAFNPITVNSIRKTLSKICQEEKCHVTAEGIDQIAKSSGGDIRHAITSLQYSCLKPDRFFTLPASISNSYCEMNSDKSKLLSISSHEDGNPDCKISLPCGRDETLTIFHALGKFLHNKRVAVDPCALDSFALQERFARNPLKMDTPEKVLSQAHGQVRPIVDFLHENARRQMIPEIYDVESVAQAFAASVAIRGVAHHPPPKALAS; the protein is encoded by the exons ATGGGGAAGCGGAGGCCCGTGGTGGTGCTATCCtcctcggaggaggaggaggagggagagggcaGAGCCGGCTCGGCGACTGGAGGCCGCCTATCTTCGAGGTCGAGATCAAGAACGGCACCACCGGTCGCGTCGAAGAGGCCTCGAGTTGGGTGCTCGAAGAGTTGTCGCGTCTCGAGTGAAGCATCTCAAGAACTAGAGGTG GTCAAATTTGATTTGCTCTCTGAAGATTTTTGTGAATGTCTTCATGAATTTAGAATAACACCAG GTTTTACATGCACAGATGGGATAGAGCTTTGGGTTGACAAACATAAACCCCGATCCTTGCCTGAGCTTGCTGTTCACAAAAAGAAG GCTGAAGAAGTGAAGAAATGGATGGAAGAAAGGGTAAAGACGCCACAG GAAGGCTTCGGCAACTGTGCTCTTGTTATCACTGGACAAGCTGGAGTTGGAAAATCT GCAGCCGTTCGTGTAATAGCATCACAACTTGGAGCTGAATTGTGTGAATGGATGACTCCCACACCTACACTCTGGCAAGAGTATATACATAATACTAATTCAG AAATACGCTACATGTCAAAGTTGGATGAGTTTGAAAACTTTGTAGAAAAGATCAGAAAGTATTCATTGCTTCATCCAATGAAGATAGGAGGATCGAGAAAACCAGTTATTCTCTTAATCGACGACATTCCTGTGACAACTGGAAGAGTTGCTTTTGCAAGATTAAACAAATGCTTAACAACTCTTACTCAATCAACTCAAGTTCCAACAGTTATTTTGATCACTGAGTATCATAAAACGGAGTCTGGTGACAATGCCACACACTACTGGGAAGAACTTGCGTCATCTCTTGAGAGAGCTGGGGCTTATAAG GTAGCTTTCAATCCTATTACAGTAAATTCTATCAGGAAAACGCTCAGTAAAATATGTCAGGAAGAGAAGTGTCATGTGACTGCAGAGGGGATAGATCAGATAGCAAAATCCAGTGGAGGTGACATCAGACATGCTATAACATCTTTGCAGTATTCTTGTCTCAAACCAGATAGATTTTTTACTTTGCCTGCATCAATAAGTAACTCTTACTGTGAAATGAATTCCGATAAGTCCAAATTATTGTCAATTTCAAGCCATGAAGATGGGAACCCTGATTGCAAGATATCCTTGCCATGTGGAAGAGATGAAACACTTACAATTTTCCATGCCTTGGGGAAGTTTTTGCACAATAAGAGGGTGGCAGTAGATCCATGTGCACTGG ATTCATTTGCTTTGCAGGAGAGATTTGCAAGGAATCCACTGAAAATGGATACTCCAGAGAAAGTTCTTTCTCAGGCACATGGGCAAGTGCGGCCTATTGTTGATTTTCTCCATGAAAATG CAAGGCGTCAGATGATACCTGAGATATACGACGTGGAAAGTGTAGCACAAGCATTTGCTGCTTCAGTGGCAATACGTGGG GTGGCACACCATCCGCCGCCCAAGGCTTTGGCAAGTTGA
- the LOC120103870 gene encoding cell cycle checkpoint protein RAD17-like isoform X5, giving the protein MEERVKTPQEGFGNCALVITGQAGVGKSAAVRVIASQLGAELCEWMTPTPTLWQEYIHNTNSEIRYMSKLDEFENFVEKIRKYSLLHPMKIGGSRKPVILLIDDIPVTTGRVAFARLNKCLTTLTQSTQVPTVILITEYHKTESGDNATHYWEELASSLERAGAYKVAFNPITVNSIRKTLSKICQEEKCHVTAEGIDQIAKSSGGDIRHAITSLQYSCLKPDRFFTLPASISNSYCEMNSDKSKLLSISSHEDGNPDCKISLPCGRDETLTIFHALGKFLHNKRVAVDPCALDSFALQERFARNPLKMDTPEKVLSQAHGQVRPIVDFLHENVLDFISDEEVDNVWLVTSYLSDADCLLGGVLRPARRQMIPEIYDVESVAQAFAASVAIRGVLFANSKPSPSRWHTIRRPRLWQVEQSSRHNKTQMLLERGDTYNSSSLCGMSYKAAECRPTIKWLSTQTLLDVHKHKNLLHYPEGEEDNSDLLGIDKKGSNSEESEEDDDIEDW; this is encoded by the exons ATGGAAGAAAGGGTAAAGACGCCACAG GAAGGCTTCGGCAACTGTGCTCTTGTTATCACTGGACAAGCTGGAGTTGGAAAATCT GCAGCCGTTCGTGTAATAGCATCACAACTTGGAGCTGAATTGTGTGAATGGATGACTCCCACACCTACACTCTGGCAAGAGTATATACATAATACTAATTCAG AAATACGCTACATGTCAAAGTTGGATGAGTTTGAAAACTTTGTAGAAAAGATCAGAAAGTATTCATTGCTTCATCCAATGAAGATAGGAGGATCGAGAAAACCAGTTATTCTCTTAATCGACGACATTCCTGTGACAACTGGAAGAGTTGCTTTTGCAAGATTAAACAAATGCTTAACAACTCTTACTCAATCAACTCAAGTTCCAACAGTTATTTTGATCACTGAGTATCATAAAACGGAGTCTGGTGACAATGCCACACACTACTGGGAAGAACTTGCGTCATCTCTTGAGAGAGCTGGGGCTTATAAG GTAGCTTTCAATCCTATTACAGTAAATTCTATCAGGAAAACGCTCAGTAAAATATGTCAGGAAGAGAAGTGTCATGTGACTGCAGAGGGGATAGATCAGATAGCAAAATCCAGTGGAGGTGACATCAGACATGCTATAACATCTTTGCAGTATTCTTGTCTCAAACCAGATAGATTTTTTACTTTGCCTGCATCAATAAGTAACTCTTACTGTGAAATGAATTCCGATAAGTCCAAATTATTGTCAATTTCAAGCCATGAAGATGGGAACCCTGATTGCAAGATATCCTTGCCATGTGGAAGAGATGAAACACTTACAATTTTCCATGCCTTGGGGAAGTTTTTGCACAATAAGAGGGTGGCAGTAGATCCATGTGCACTGG ATTCATTTGCTTTGCAGGAGAGATTTGCAAGGAATCCACTGAAAATGGATACTCCAGAGAAAGTTCTTTCTCAGGCACATGGGCAAGTGCGGCCTATTGTTGATTTTCTCCATGAAAATG TTCTCGATTTTATCAGTGATGAGGAAGTTGATAATGTATGGTTGGTCACGTCTTATTTAAGTGATGCTGACTGCCTTCTTGGTGGTGTTCTACGCCCAGCAAGGCGTCAGATGATACCTGAGATATACGACGTGGAAAGTGTAGCACAAGCATTTGCTGCTTCAGTGGCAATACGTGGGGTACTATTTGCAAATTCTAAGCCCTCACCTTCAAG GTGGCACACCATCCGCCGCCCAAGGCTTTGGCAAGTTGAGCAATCATCAAGACACAATAAG ACTCAGATGCTGTTGGAGAGAGGTGACACCTACAACAGTTCAAGCTTGTGCGGCATGTCCTACAAAGCTGCTGAATGTAGACCTACAATTAAATGGCTTAGCACGCAGACATTGCTGGATGTTCATAAGCATAAAAATCTTTTACATTATCCAGAAGGTGAGGAGGATAACTCTGATTTGTTGGGCATAGATAAAAAAGGAAGCAACTCCGAGGAAagtgaagaagatgatgatattgaagatTGGTAG